CGGCGCGTGTACTGCCGACAGTGCTTCCAACCAGCAGGAGTGCTGCGGCTGTCAGGACCAGGGCAGGTTTCTTTGGAAATGATTTCTTTTTCTTTTTCATTCTCATTACCTCCTACTCTGTCGTCTGTGTGCTGTCGTCTTTAAAATCATAGACTGGATTACCGTTCTCGTCGTAGAGAACCGGTGTGCATTCCTGGATGACTACGATGTTAAATTCTTCTGGTTTGTCATTTACTGACGGGAATGTGTATTTGATGTTGAGTTCCGTTTCCGTTTTCTTTCCTGCCGGAAGTACTTTATCGTAATACCAGTAGCCCTTATCACCTGCTGTCCATCCGCCGTTTGGTGCGTTATAAGTAAGCTCTACCGGTGCAAATGCTTTGACTCTTACGAAACAGTCATAATCACCGGTATTTTCAATTGTAATGTGCTTCCCGTTTTCATCAACGTCTTCTTTCGGGACTGTCTCAGTAAATCCCATATTCATTTTCACACCGCCACCGGCTGTCGAATAGGTTGTAAAATACGCCATCGCGCTTCCAACTGCCAGGGTTCCGGTAAGAGCAAGTGTTGCTGCTGCCATGATAAGTGGTTTCTTATGTAACTTTCTCATTCCGACTCCCCCTTCCTAGTTCTTTTCTGCCGGTTCGGTGTACTGATACTGACCATTTTCGTCCAGTTTGAAATTATTTTTTACACCGTAGCCGCCATTGGTACGTCCATCGTGTTTGTTGATAAATGAAACCTCTGCCGGTTTGAATTCTACTTCGGTTTCTTTTTCAGGATTAGCAATGATGTCTGTTTCCTGACTTTTAGCAGAAGCGAGTTCATAGCTTGCACCGCTGTAAACCTCCGTTACCGTGACATGAGATCCAGCAGGAATTTTTTCAATCGTTACAGAATGGCTGCCTGCTGCATCGAAGGTAAGCTCTTCGATTCTGGTTTCTTTTTTATTATCCAGTGTTGTGATATCGATCTGGAATACGAACGTTGCATTGTTACCGAAGGTAGCATTGTGATCTACCAGTTCCTTGTTGATCACCAGATTACCGTATCTTACGTGCTGTTCCGGTTTCAGACCAACTGCACTGTTGTGTTCTTTGGTCAGATCGTAGATCCAGTCATCACTTGCACCGTTACCACTGTAGTAATTATTGGTCGGAAGTGATACAAGGTAAGGAGTAAAAGTATAAGTGTAATTTGGTGTAATTACTTTTGGTGTATCTACAAGGTAAAGTCCTGTATCCAGTCCTGTTGCAGTACCTCTTCCCTGTGTCAGTGTGGTTGTAGTTGGCTCTGTGTCATCCTTCAGCAATTTCTTCGCTTCTGCTGCACGTTCTGCCCAGGTAGCAGCTGCCGCATCCAGGTTATCAGCACTTACGGATGAAAGATCCAGTTTTGAAAATGCACCGATTCCGGTATAGTTGCCGGATTCATCAACCGAAGCAACTTTATACAGTTTTACCGGAATGCTTGCGCTTAGAAGTTCACTGCTGTTCCCACTAATGTCGAATTCGATAGAACACTTCTGTCCGGTATTGATCGCGCTTGCGGCTTTCGCACCCGGAAGAGTGAGCAGTGGAAATGTAAGAGCGACAGCTAAGAGAAAAGTACTTCCCTGTTTTAATCGTTTATTCATCATCGCCTCATGTCCTCCTTAAAAAATCTTGGTTATTCTTTGTGAGCTTTTCTCTTGGAAAGGAATCGCAAGAGAATGATCACAAGAATCGTGATTGAAAGTCCTAAAATTAAATAAAGCATATAATAATTCTGAATGGCTTTTACCATAGAATCTGTAACTGATTCGGTAGCATCCTCTTCGCCGTTATATGGAACTCTGGTTCCTCTTACGAGAAGACGATGGGAGTTGACTCCATATGGTGTACAGGTAAATAAAGTTACCTGGTCTTTTCCTTCTTCAATCTGGAGTGCTTTCTCCAGTGTTTCATGATCGTCTTTGTCTACCATCGGAAGAATCTGGTCTACCTTGTAGGCAAGGACTTCATCCAGTACATGGATGTAAAATTTATCGCCAACTTCGAGCTGATCGATATCGGTAAAAAGCTTTGCGCTTGGAAGTCCACGGTGAGCTGCGAGAACACTGTGGGTACTCTCCCCTCCGATCGGAAGCTTTGTGCCGTTCAGATGTCCGACACCGGTCTGCAGATCCTTGTCACCGGTACCATGGTAAATGGCAAGCTTGATGTTGATCTTCGGAATGGAAAGATATCCCATTACTCCGTCATCTGCAACGTTCAGGATCTTCCAGTATTCGGTGTCTTTGATGTCATTTTCATCTTCACCGAATACATCTCCGTAGAGGTTGTTCTGCTGAATGGTATCATTGAAAGCTTTTGCCTTTTCCCACTCAGAGGTGAAGTCCTCCGGTTCCATGTCCTGTATTGTATTGTCATAGCTGCTGATCAGCTGATTCTGTCTGTAGGTGTTCCACTGGTTGGATACCATCGGATAGATCAGAATCCCAAATCCTATCAAGAATAACAGACCGAAAAGGAAGGTTGAGATTTTTCTTTTCATAGGCATATTCCCTTTCTCGTTCTTATTCTCTTTTTAAGAGGTCTCATTTTTCTCCTTTTGAAGCTTCTTCTCCTTTAAGTATAACACAAGGATGAAGATTGTGGTAATTACAAGACCAATAATTACCCATAAAAGATAATTTGTATGAAGACTGATTCCGCTGAGCGGTGTCTTCTCATCGGCAACTTCCTGTTCCACATAAGGTACTCTGTGACCACGGACCAGAAGCCGCTCGGTATTGACTCCGTATGGAGTACAGGTAAGAAGTGTTACAAGATCTTTTCCTTCTTCTACTGCAAGAGAGGAAGTTTCTTCCGGTTTTACTACGGAAATCTTGTCGACTTCATAACATAATGTTTCGTTTAATACATGGATCAGAAAATGATCGCCTTCTTCCAACTGATCCAGATCGGTAAAAAGAGACGCACTCGGAAGTCCACGGTGTGCGGAGATAACGGCGTGTGTACTTTTACCGCCGATTGGAAGAGAGCTTCCTTCCAGATGTCCGGCTGCCTGTTTAAGAACATCTTCATCGGTAGTGTGGTAGATCGGAAGCTTGATGTCAATCTTCGGGATCTCCACGATTCCCATCATCTCGTCACCGGCAATATTCAGAGCATCCATGTAGGACTGGTCTTCTTTGTCACTGGCTGCGGCTACTGCAAATGAATCAGGAAGGATACTTGGAAGTAAGGCTTCATTGTAAGCTTCTGCTTTCTGCAGTTCTGCATCATAATCAATCTCATGTGCTGCATCCTTTTCCGATACAGTCTGTTCATAACTGCTGATCAATTGCTTCTGCCTGTAGTTATTCCACTGGTTTGCAACGAATGGATACAGCAGTAAGGACAACCCGGCTAAAAATATGATGCCAATAATCAGTTTGTTTGTTTTGCGTTTCATCCGAACTCTCCTTGCTGTTGTATTATTTTTTAGGAATCCGGGGCGACCTGCCCCGGATTCAGTATCTGATTATAAATAATTATTGCAATTATTTGTTGTCTGATTTCTTGCGGCTTGCGAAGAACAGACCAGCTGCTGCGATCATGATAACGCATCCAGCGATTGTGAAGATTGTTGTACCGATACCACCGGTTGATGGAAGAGCGGAAAGTTTTGTGTTGGTAATAGTTGTTATACCGCTTTCACCAAAGTCAGTGAAACTATAAGTTGTTGTAATAGTAGTTATCTTTGTTGCTGAATCTTTTACTGTATTAGTTGTTGGTTCATTAGCTGTAGCACCAGATAAATGATGTTCGATACCATCAATTTTATATCCGGAAGGAGCCTGTGTTTCAACAATATAGTAAGTAGTGTCCTGAGCATCAAGACCATTAAATGTAGCAATACCGTTATCATCTGTGGTTGCAGTAGCAACTACCATATCGGTGCCATTTACAACTCTATGTAATGCAAATACAGCACCTTCAAGTGTAATTGTAGAATCAGTGAGGTCAACTTTCTTGATTGTTGCTTTTACAGGAGTTGAAATAACAATGTATTCTGTTTTGGTAGGAGTACCATCATGAGTACTTGCAGTTTCTGAAGTAACCTTATTTTTCAGAGGAGACTCTGAAGACACAGATTCAGATACTTTTGCGTAATAAGTAATTTCAACAGTTGCGCCAGCTTTGTTGTAATCGTAGTTAAAATTAACTGTTAAAGTATCGGTTTCATTCGAATCAGAAACGGTGTAATCAGTACGTGCAGCAGGAGCACCATTAATAGTTACAGTTACAGGATGAGTGGCATCGATTAAGAAGTTAGCATTTGTTAAAGTATCAGTTACTTTAAATAATACGTCTTCATAATTTGAAGAATAAAATGGATAGTTAGCATTTACAGTATACTTTACAATATCTCCAGCAGCAACAGACTGACCATCAGCAGAAATTGCTTTTCTTACCTGATTTTCTTCACCTTTAGCAGTTACATTAACATCTGTTGTAGAATCAACAGGAACATAAGCAAGCATTGGTGCGTAAGTCCAACCTTCTTTATCAGCGATGATTAAATATACACCACCTTTAGTAGCGGTAAACTGATTTCCAGTAATAGTAGTGGTAGCATTTAATCTAAGACTTTCTAAAAGAGCACTAAGCTTAGTATTGCTAGTGATTTTACCCTGAGCAGCATTTGTATCAGGTGTATTTTGGAGTAAATCTTTAATAGTTAATCCAGCGTCAGTAAAGGCTTTTTCAAAACCAGGAACTATTTTCCAACCATCTTCAGAACCTCTATCCGGTTCAACAATTTGTACATACGTCAGAGTAGCACCGTCAGCGCCGGAAATTTTTACAGTAGCATTTGTTGTTTCGTCAGCTGCAAATGAAGTCATACTCATTCCGAGTACCATTGCCAGTGTTAATAACACTGCAAATAATTTTTTCATCTTTTTCATATTGTTGTCTCCTTTTCTTTTAGGGCTATGCCCGATTTATTGTCCCCTCATAAGGGAGAATAACGTTGTTTGTGGCTTGGGAGCCACTGAAAAGTAAATTGTTCAAATTATCTTTCCAGCACCTCCCTGCATTTGTTTTTATATAAGATCCATGCGGCTGCGAACATAAGTAAGATACCGCCAATCATATACAGGTAAATTCCATTGCCTCCGGCTGATGGGAGGTCGTATAAAGGTGTGTTCTCAAACTGATATAAAGTAATTGTTGTTGTGCCAGCTGTTTGAGAATTTGTTTTTATAGTTGTTCCTGCGCTACTTGTAATACTCTTTAAAGAACCATTCTTTTTAATAACTACAGTCCAGGTTTCTGTACTCTTTGCATAACCTACTGGAGCATATATTTCTTTTAAAGTATAGGTTCCAACTTGCATCTTTTCCATTAATGGAGTATTGGTATTTTCATCAGTATAAGATGTATACCAATTTACAAAACCATTTTGATTAGATACACCAATATAAGTATTGTTTGCAGATTTAAGCTCAAAACGAGCACCTTTAAGTTTTAAGTTACTGTTAGTTGAACTGGTCTTCTGAATTCCCCAATTACTAATTACATTTTCATTTGTGTAAGTTACAACACCTAACTGTCCGGCACCGTCTGTTGAATCTTGCTTCCAAGTATGATTTTGATCGTCCTTTACAATAACATTTGTATTATTTGTATTATTACCCATAGTAAATGTTACTGTATCACCAGTTATGTTTTTGTTATTGCTCCAACAGTTTGTAGTATCGCCAATTACAACATTTTCTATAGCATAATCAGTTTGGTCATTTTCTGAAAGCTTATAGTTTCCGCGTGGCAAATTTTTAATTGCAATTTCACCAGATGACTTATTAGCAGATACAGTTACTGTAATTGTTGAAGTAGCTGTTCCATTGGTTATTTCATCAGCTGTTCCTGGACGATAAGCCTTTAAAGTAGCATCCCACAGTACTGGATAATCAGTATCATATTTCTTTAAAGTGAAAGTAAATTGCCTATCTTCTGTACTTGATGTTGCTAATTGTTTAGTAAGCTTAATTTCACCTTTGATAACGTTAATTTTGTAAATACCATAATTTTTAGTATCATCATTTTTATTTACAGCTACAGTACTATGAGTGCCGCCACCAGAAATGTATGTTATACTATCTTTTGTTGTATTTGCTTTACTTTCAGATGTAGGCTCATTGGTCTTATAAGTAACTTTTAAATAATAAGATGTTGTATCATCAGGTGTGATCTTTTCCATCTCATCTGGAGTAATTGAAGTAGTTAAATCTGACTTTGTAAACCATTCTAATGTAAGTCTCTTATTATCTATAAGGTTCTTAAAATCTGTTTCACTTAAAGTACCATTCTCATATGAGGTAACATCTCCACCACCAAAAAGTTTTCCGAGAACATCTTTATCAGTAGGAATGGAATCTGCTTTGAAGATGGTTGCGGTATTGTTATCAACTTTTAATTGTGATTTTACGTTGACAGTTGGTTGTGGGAATAACTTAGTCGTGTAATCTGCTTTTGTGGTTACTTTATAAGTTATACCAGATTGTGCGCCATTTGTAGTTACGTTGTTATCACCGATAAATGTATCTTTTGCTTTTACCTGGAATGTTTTAGTCCAAGTTGGTTTTCCATCAGTAGAATAGTTAATCGTCTGATTTTTCCAAGTGATATAATAACCAGACGTTTCATCACCAGCAATTGTTACATTTGAATCTTTGTTCAGTTCTTTTTTAGTTTCTTCGGTTAATTCAAATCTTGGATCAATATAATCTGTAATAGTAGCATTTTCTACACTAAGTGGAGTATTACTATTTGTTGTCTGTCCAAGAATCTGAGTAAAGATTGTATTAAGGTGAGATGCATCATTAGCGTTATAAGCCATATTGTCATCTGCGTTTGCTTGCAGGTAATCCTTTGCGGCTTTAAGTCCCGTATTTGTTTCATCTAATCCTACTCCAACTGTAATTAATTTCGTATTTGTAGATTTAATTTTATTTATTGAAGTAGTAATCTGATCATAGGTTACACCATTTGGACATCCATCTGTCAATAATACAACGTATCGTTTTAAATTAGATGTATTTTGATCATTGTTCAGAATCTTATACGCTCTATCAAGACCTTCATTTTGATGTGTTCCACCAGATGTTTCCATGGCATTGATTGTTTCGGTTATATATGCAGAGTCTTTACCTACATTTTTAAAATCGAACTGTTCTGTTGCAGTCTTATTGAATGTTACCAATGCAATCTCACTATTCGGTGAACTTTGTGCCAATTGAGTAGTAAAATTAGTAGCTGCTTGTTTTAAATAGTAGAATCTGTCATTTGCATCATTTGTTGTATAATACAAGCGCTCTTTGTTATCAGTTAATTTTTCACCTAGCCCTTCTTTACTATCATCAATATAATACCAATTTCCATCAGAGTATTTAACTCTATACATTGTCGCAGCATCTGTTGAAAGAACATAATAATAAGTTTCTTCTTTATCAAGAGCATCTGTAGTGCATGTCTTGTAAGGAACTAAAGAACTTCTAAAATGCATAGATCCAGATGTATCAAGTACAAATACAATTTTTACAGGTTCTGGTTCTTTGGATGTTATTTTTGTATAATTAGAAGATGCATTTAATGTAATGTTATAAGTTCTATCATCCCAATTATCAACTTTTGCTGTTTTACTTGTCTGAAGATCACCTTCTATTAATTCTACATCAACTTGAATAACTGGTTTCTGATAATCTTCTGTTTGAGGTTCATTAGTTTTTGTATTAGTATAAGTTACTGATGAATTATGGTTTGTATTATCATTGGAAGGGAAACCTTTTTTACCAGAAGAAGAATCATTTGCATTTCCCATCGTTCCATAATTACCATCAGCTGAAGCATCCGTATTGGAATCTCCTGTATTAGTATAGGCTTTATCAGTTTTATATTTTTCTTCGGCTGATGTAGTAGGTTTTACGTCAGTTATTGTGATGTAGTAATAAATATCGTCTTTAAGTTCATAATTCTCACCCAAGCTCCAAGTTACCTGCTTTTTAGCTGAATCATATTTTACGGTTCCAAGGTTCTTTTCATTTATTGATACAGCTTTTCCATTTGTACTGATAAGGTCTTCATCGGTTAATGGAATTTCTTGCTTTCCTTGATTTTCGTAAGTATCGTGATCGTTCGCAGTTGTCTTTTTAACCATTCGGAGTTGTAATTTAGTATTAGCAGTCGTTTCAACATATTCACTTAAAGTATCCTTAATAGTAACATTTTTACAAGGAAACTTCTGAATGTCTGCTGCTATTTCGCTAAATTTCGTGGACAAGTTTGAACCAGAAGAATCTGAATTAAATACGGTGTCTTTGGTAGTTGCATTTACTTTATTCGCAACATTTTGTAAAAGAACAGTAGCTGAATCAGGAACCTTTTGCTGATCCGAGTAACTGTCGTAGGAATATTTTTCTACCGATTTTAACCCGATTCCTACAGGAATTATTCTGTCACATTTAAGTTTTGCAGCTGCGTCAAGTGCATGTTGATATACTCTATAACTAGTACTGCTACCAGGGCCAGCATAACTTGTGCCAGATTTATAAAAAGTAGGTTGCCCATCAGTTAAAAATACTATAATTTTTTCGGCATCAGCCCGAGTACCACTTGATAAAGCTTCTTTTGTTTTTACTAAACCATCTTCATAGTTTGTACCTTGGTCTTCTTTAATAGAATAATTAGATAAAGTTGATTTTACGGTTTCTCCGGTTGTCCAGTTAGTTTGTATTTGTGCAGTAGTTCCAAAAGTAACTAAACGGTAATTGACATCTACGGTTGTTTGACTGGAAAGAGTATCTATTAGTTTATTAACAGCAGTTTTACTATTTCTCCATTTATTGTTATTACTCATGGAAGTAGAAGTATCCATTATTAGTACAATGTCAAATTTCTTTTTAGAACTAGTTGTTCCTTTTTTACTAGAAACATTCAACGTTAAATCATAATTATTTCCATCTTTCTTTTTGATATATTTCTGATGGGAAAGCTGTGGTGCTGTATCCTCAATTGTTCCACTGCCAGTACTACCAGTAGATTTTGCGGTATAAACTAGATAAATATTTTTGGTGGTAGTAGAATAAGATAGAGTTTCAATCTTATTATCTTTTCCGTTATATAAAGTTAATTTAGCGCGCTTACCAGAACTACCATTTGTAACAGCAGACGTAACAGTCTTTCCGGATATTTTATCTACCTTTGCATATTTATAATCATAATTATCAATTATTTCAACATAATCAGAAAAAGATATGTCAGAGTTATAATTAAGTGTTGCATCAGATGATAGAGTTGTTGGAAGTTCGTTACCTTTTTCATCAACATGATGAAGAGTCAGCTTAAAGTAAGTGGCGGAGTCTTTTTTCCATGTAATTGTAAAGGTTGAAAAACTATTTGTAACAAATGCTGCTTTTTCAACTTCTTTAGTTTCAGTTGTTTCTACTGTTGCTTCTTTTGTCTCATCTGCAACCATATCAACAACTTCTTTAACCTCACCCTGTTCGTCTTCTTCCAGATGCATAACAGTTACATCAAGGTTCTGTTCATCGTTCTTTTCTTCAAGGGCTTTCTTTGCTTCTTCTGGGATTTCTGTCTTTTTATAATCCATGGAAATTTTCACATTTCCATTCGGCTCCATCTTGTTTCCATCTGCATCTACGAAAGTAATATCGTAAGCAAGGAAACCTGCGATATCGTAAGTTTCGTTTTCAGCTTTTTCATTCAGCTTTTTCTCTGTGTGATCATACTGATCATTCAGTTCTTCAGCTTTTGCTTTTTCTTCATCACTCATGGAATCAGTGATTTCTTGTTTGATGACAGGAGTAACAGAAAGTGTTGCACCTTCCGGAATATTACCGGATTCAACAGCATCGACTGTTATCTTTACATTATCATCTTCATAAGTAAGCTGCTGAATCGGCTGTGCCTCTTCTGCTGCCGGCTGTTCAGCCGGTGCCTCAACTGTAGGAGCTTCTGTCTCAGGCTGCTGTTGTTCCGGTTGCTGCTCCTCTTGTTGTTGTTGTTCCGGTTGCTGCTCCTCTTGTTGCTGTTGCTCTGAGGAGTTCACCGCTGCCTCATCTCCTGTAGCCTCATCTGCCGCCGGTTCTGCTACTGCTTCGGTCTGACTCTGGCTGTCTGTGTTCTGTGGCTCATCAGCAAAAGCTGATGTTGCACTGCTAAGCACTAATACCATGCAAAGCATGAATGCTATTAAACGTTTCTTTGTATTACTTTTCATGGCGTCCTCCTTCTATTCCTCAATTCTGACTTCATAATTGTTATCAAGTGCTCCGTCTATCAGCTTCAATAATTCAAGGGCACTGCGGAAATGCTGCTCTCGCTGCTCTTCCACCCAGGTAACGCTGCCCTGCCAGGTACCGTTCTGCTGATCCATGATTTTTATTAAAAAAGTTCTTGTATTTTTTTGCTTTTTATTCATGTCAGTTTTCATCTGCCCTTCCTAATTATTTAGACTTTTTTATCTTATATAGGTATTGTATCTGACAAAGCATTACGTGAATCATTACCAATAACGAAAAATATTAACTTTTTTAAGTTATAACAAGAAATAGTCATGTTTTTGTAATAATATAATGATTTGATACCAGGGTCAAAAGGTCAGAAAGCCGATGCAAGCTTGCTTGCAAGAGGATTTTTGACCTCTTGACCAGCCAAAAACATGAGTAAGTAGCCTTTTTTCAAAGAAAAATGAGCGGATTACGAATGTTTTTGAGGATTGCGAGAGTGCAAAGCACGTAGCAATCTGGTATCAAAGGGGTCAAAATACCTTTGAACCCCAACATCATGATTTGTAGGAGTGCGTAATATTTGTGTCTGACTCTACTATATGTATTGGGATATTAGAATAGAAGTAAAAGTGGGGAATAATGTGATGGAAGTGCAAAAAGTATAGATTGAGGGGAGCGCATAGAAAAGGAGTGATCTGGTTATAGCGGCGAGGGAGAGGAATTTTCCGGACAAAAAGATCCCGTGACTGATATAGGGGAGATGCACTGCATCTTAGACGGTGATCAGTCACGGGATGGGGTAAGGGTTATTTAGTTTTTATTCAATGCCAAATTCTTTTAATAATTTCTTTTGGTATTCAATGTCTTTTGCGGCATGTTCCAGATCGTTGTAGCGTTTGGCATTTAGAAGACATATGGTTAACTGGTTTAATTCTGCTCTGGTTTCAGCGCGTCCTTCCATAAGTCCTTCTTCTCTACCTTCTTCTCTGGCATCTTCCTTCAAGGTTTTCTCATATAAGTCTTTGTCATATGTCGTCAGGATCATATTTGTCACCTCCGCTCGATGTTTCTTGAGAAAATCTGCCAACACGTCCTGATTAATACAGGTATCAATTGCCTTTTCTAATGCATCTTCCACAGAAGGTTCCGATTGTATATATTCCCTGACACATTGGACGAATATGGAATATTCTTCAAGCCTTCTACAGTGCTTCATCAGTTCCTGATTGTGACCATAGTTGATGTTCAACATGGTTGCGGTGCATTCCAGGCAAGGTGCATCGTTATCTGTATTTTCAAAGCAGTCTGAAAGCCTTAACTCCATGGAATCTGGCTGATTTTTTGTACCATTGTAAAAGACAATATATTTCGGTTTTGGAAGCCGGACTCTTTTTTCATGGTAGATCATCAGATTATTATCTGCAACATACCCTTCATATAACCGGGAGAAATAAAAGACTCCGCGAAGCGGCATGTTTGGGTTAAAAGTGCTTAGATGCTCATACAGATTCATGGTTCCGCCAACTAGGAAGGATACATCATTTTTCATGGACAGATAAAGGACATCTTCCAATGTATTTACTTCCAGGTCATCGGGATTCTGATAGTCCGTGTGGTTGATCGCATTATAAAGCTGCAGCAGATCTTCTTTGTTATTAAAGATCATTCTCCATAACCGGTCTTTATACTGCCGGTTGTGGGTTTGTTTGCTATGGCGAGATTTCTTCTTTTGTTTTCTCATTGCTTACCTCCATTATAATAGAAAACAGTTCATAAGTAAATTCGCCATATCTCATGTTTCATGTAGATATATAATTTTTTCTACAATCAAAGAATTCATATATCATATATGATTCGATTTTCTACATACGCCTATTCAAATGGTACTGGAGTTTTTTATGAAAAGCAATTAAGAAAGAATAAAATTATAAGATAATTAAAAGGCACCCTCCGATCACATTCCGTGATCAGACAATGCCTGTATAATTCTTATTCATTCATGTAATGATATCTCTCACAATGCCATTCCTTTAAACTAATGCATTGCTGAGAATTTTAAGCAGTTCAAGTACGCTTACAAACTGTTGTGTAGAGTTACCTTCAATCCAGCGGACGATGCCCTGCCAGGATGAATTCTGGCGGTATCTGACATTGAGAAAGAAAGTCCCTTTTTGTCCACGATTCTCGATGAAATCTTCCGGTGACTGTACTTTATCAAGCCGGTCAACAACTGAAAACTGGGTTGAAGTGAAAGAACGTGCGCTGGTGGATGCCTGTGGAAATTCGAGTTTGTCGAAGAAATCATCAGCTAATTCGATCAGCTGAAGGATATTGGTGAATTTCCAGGGTTCTTTGCTGTAGCAGTGATAAATCCGACCGGACAGCTCTCCATCATTAATATTATCAATACACATGTTAATAAAGTTTGGTGCATACCAACTGATTTGATAGCTTTGTTCCATAAATTATCTCCATTTCTGCCCTGCTGCGAAGATAACATGATTGCAGCTTACCAGGTTTTATTCTCAGTATTGAACTGAATCGGTGAATCTTGCCGGTCTACTTCGGCTACAGAGGACACGAAGTAGTCCAGGTACTGCTTCCAGCTTTTATGCTCTCTGGAGAAGTATCTCTGGATTCTGTCGAAAATCATGCTGCAGTTCTCTTTGTTCGTACCAACGAGAAGTATCAGAAACTGTGATGGGCTGTATTTGGTAAAGGAGTCCCCTTTACGCAGACACTGTTGGATCGTATTCTGAAGCTCGCCTGAAAGAACTTCAAGCTTGTCCGGCTTGTCCATCGGCATTCCTTTTCCGTTGGTGATGCTACATAACATTAAGTATACGGACTGTCCGTTCCTCTCAATGATTCGGGAAACGAGACGGTAACTGTCACGGAAACTTGGCAGGCTGCAGTAAAAAGCACCGCCGCGTATATCGTCCTCTTTCAGACGTTCCTTGATGTCGCCGAGTTCCTGTGGTTTGTAGTTAAGGCGGCTGCTCATCTGCTCGAACTGCTGCATCATATGTTCAGAAGGG
The sequence above is drawn from the Coprococcus comes ATCC 27758 genome and encodes:
- a CDS encoding class C sortase produces the protein MKRKISTFLFGLLFLIGFGILIYPMVSNQWNTYRQNQLISSYDNTIQDMEPEDFTSEWEKAKAFNDTIQQNNLYGDVFGEDENDIKDTEYWKILNVADDGVMGYLSIPKINIKLAIYHGTGDKDLQTGVGHLNGTKLPIGGESTHSVLAAHRGLPSAKLFTDIDQLEVGDKFYIHVLDEVLAYKVDQILPMVDKDDHETLEKALQIEEGKDQVTLFTCTPYGVNSHRLLVRGTRVPYNGEEDATESVTDSMVKAIQNYYMLYLILGLSITILVIILLRFLSKRKAHKE
- a CDS encoding class C sortase, yielding MKRKTNKLIIGIIFLAGLSLLLYPFVANQWNNYRQKQLISSYEQTVSEKDAAHEIDYDAELQKAEAYNEALLPSILPDSFAVAAASDKEDQSYMDALNIAGDEMMGIVEIPKIDIKLPIYHTTDEDVLKQAAGHLEGSSLPIGGKSTHAVISAHRGLPSASLFTDLDQLEEGDHFLIHVLNETLCYEVDKISVVKPEETSSLAVEEGKDLVTLLTCTPYGVNTERLLVRGHRVPYVEQEVADEKTPLSGISLHTNYLLWVIIGLVITTIFILVLYLKEKKLQKEKNETS
- a CDS encoding SpaH/EbpB family LPXTG-anchored major pilin, giving the protein MKKMKKLFAVLLTLAMVLGMSMTSFAADETTNATVKISGADGATLTYVQIVEPDRGSEDGWKIVPGFEKAFTDAGLTIKDLLQNTPDTNAAQGKITSNTKLSALLESLRLNATTTITGNQFTATKGGVYLIIADKEGWTYAPMLAYVPVDSTTDVNVTAKGEENQVRKAISADGQSVAAGDIVKYTVNANYPFYSSNYEDVLFKVTDTLTNANFLIDATHPVTVTINGAPAARTDYTVSDSNETDTLTVNFNYDYNKAGATVEITYYAKVSESVSSESPLKNKVTSETASTHDGTPTKTEYIVISTPVKATIKKVDLTDSTITLEGAVFALHRVVNGTDMVVATATTDDNGIATFNGLDAQDTTYYIVETQAPSGYKIDGIEHHLSGATANEPTTNTVKDSATKITTITTTYSFTDFGESGITTITNTKLSALPSTGGIGTTIFTIAGCVIMIAAAGLFFASRKKSDNK
- a CDS encoding DUF5979 domain-containing protein, which encodes MMNKRLKQGSTFLLAVALTFPLLTLPGAKAASAINTGQKCSIEFDISGNSSELLSASIPVKLYKVASVDESGNYTGIGAFSKLDLSSVSADNLDAAAATWAERAAEAKKLLKDDTEPTTTTLTQGRGTATGLDTGLYLVDTPKVITPNYTYTFTPYLVSLPTNNYYSGNGASDDWIYDLTKEHNSAVGLKPEQHVRYGNLVINKELVDHNATFGNNATFVFQIDITTLDNKKETRIEELTFDAAGSHSVTIEKIPAGSHVTVTEVYSGASYELASAKSQETDIIANPEKETEVEFKPAEVSFINKHDGRTNGGYGVKNNFKLDENGQYQYTEPAEKN